One window of Blastocatellia bacterium genomic DNA carries:
- a CDS encoding PA2169 family four-helix-bundle protein — MDNDNAINTLNNLIETLRDGQEGFKEAADNAKSADLKSLFNQVSLERAQMVGELQQEVRGLGGDPENTSSTAGALHRAWINIKGTLTGRDDQSILNECERGEDSAVRSYEGALKEQSLPAVVRTLVERQFTQIKQVHDRVKSMRDAQSAVSGRR, encoded by the coding sequence CAACGCAATCAATACCCTGAACAATCTCATCGAGACCCTGCGCGACGGCCAGGAAGGCTTTAAGGAAGCTGCCGACAATGCCAAGAGCGCCGATCTCAAATCCCTCTTCAACCAGGTGAGCCTGGAGCGCGCGCAGATGGTTGGCGAGCTTCAGCAGGAAGTTCGCGGCCTCGGCGGCGACCCGGAAAACACCAGCTCGACGGCGGGCGCGCTGCACCGCGCCTGGATCAACATCAAAGGCACGCTGACGGGCCGCGACGATCAATCCATCCTCAACGAATGCGAGCGCGGCGAAGATTCGGCGGTTCGCTCGTATGAGGGCGCGCTCAAAGAGCAGAGCCTTCCGGCGGTCGTGCGCACACTGGTTGAGCGCCAGTTCACCCAGATCAAACAGGTGCATGACCGCGTCAAGAGCATGCGCGATGCGCAAAGCGCCGTCAGCGGACGCCGCTAA